The nucleotide window GACGGATATCGTGGTGCTGGTGGTGGCCGCTGACGACGGCGTCATGCCGCAGACGGCCGAAGCCGTGCAGCATGCCCGTGCCGCGAAGGTGCCGCTCATCGTCGCGCTCAACAAGATGGACAAGTCGGACGCCAATCCCGACCACGTCAAGCAGGGCCTCGGCAACCTGGAAGTGATTCCGGAAGAGTGGGGTGGTGACACGCCGTTCGTCCCGGTGTCGGCCAAGACCGGCATGGGTATCGACGATCTGCTCGATGCCATCTCGGTGCAGGCTGAAGTGATGGAGCTGAAGGCCGTCGAAGACGGTCCGGCCTCCGGTGTGGTCATCGAATCGAGCCTCGACCGCGGTCGTGGTCCGGTGGCGACCGTGCTGGTCCAGCAGGGCACGCTCAAGCGCGGCGACTTCGTCGTGTGCGGCATCGAATACGGTCGCATGCGTGCGCTGGTCGACGAGAGTGGCAAGACCGTGCAGTCCGCTGGTCCGTCGATCCCGGTGCAGGTGCTCGGCTTGTCCGGCGTGCCGGAATCGGGTGACGACTTCGTCGTCGTGGCCGACGAGCGCCTGGCGCGCGAAGTGGCTGCCGAGCGTCAGCTGAAGCGTCGTGAAACCCGCATGGTCAGCAAGGCGAACCGCCTTGAAGACATCATGGCCCTGATGAGCCAGGGTGCTGAGCAGCAGACGCTCAACATCCTGGTCAAGGCCGACGTGCAGGGTTCGGTGCAGGCACTGCGCGAGTCGCTGAGCCAGATCGGCAACGAGAACGTCAAGGTGAACGTCATCGCTTCGGGCGTGGGCGGCATCACCGAATCGGACGCCACGCTGGCTGCCGCCTCCAAGGCGCTGGTCATCGGCTTCAACGTCCGTGCCGACGCCTCGGCCCGCAAGGTCATCGACACGGCCGGTCTCGACGTTCGTTACTTCTCGATCATCTATGACGTGATCGACCAGGTGAAGCAGGCCGCTTCGGGTCTTCTGGGCAAGGAAGTGCGCGAAGAGATCATTGGCGTGGCGCAGGTCCGCGAGGTCTTCCGCAGCTCCAAGTTCGGCGCCGTGGCCGGTTGCATGGTCGTCGAAGGTACGGTCAAGCGCAGCAAGCCGATCCGCGTGCTGCGTGACAACACGGTGATCTTCCAGGGCGAACTGGAGTCGCTGCGCCGCTTCAAGGACCTCGTCGACGAAGTCCGCAACGGCATGGAATGCGGTATCGCCGTGAAGCAGTACAACGACGTCAAGGTCGGCGACCAGATCGAGTGCTTCGAGCGTATCGAAGTGGCCCGTACGCTGTAATGACACGAGGCGAGGGATGAGTGGCGTTGCCGCGAACATCCTTCGTCTGGACTTGCAGGGGCCCGGACAGCAACCTTGTCCGGGCCTTTTTGCTTGAAATACATCGCCGCCGGCATCGGGCCGGCCGCTCATCGTCCCGGGCATGACGGGGCGCGAAAGGAGTTCTCCCATGCCATCACGTGATTTCAAGCGAACCGACCGCGTGGGCGCCGAGCTGCGCCGCGAAATCGGCTTGCTGGTACACGCCGCCGTGCGCGATCACGGCTTGCCATCGTCAAGCGTTTCGGACGTCGAAGTGACTCGCGATCTCGACGTCGCTACGGTTTGGGTCACGGCCCTCATGCCGGAAAAATCCGCCGAACTGGTGAAGGAGCTCAAGGGCCTCGCCGTGGAGTTCCGCCGCGAACTGTCCCGCTCCATGCGGCTGCGTCGCGTCCCCGAACTGCGCTTCAAGTACGACGACTCGGTCGACAAGGGCGAGCGAATCGAGCAATTGCTTCGCGAGAACCCGACCTCGGCCGAGCCTGAAAACGAGTAACGTAGCTGAATGCCATGGCGCCACTGCGCAGAGGCGTTCGTGCGCTGGCGGCGCATGGACGCTTCCGCCATAGCCCACCGGTGCGTCATCCCGGCTCCCGCTCGTCCTTATCTTCCAACGGCTGTTCGCTTCACGCATGAAACATTTCCGCGCCCTCCACGGCATCGTCCTGCTCGACAAGCCCCTGGGCATGAGCTCCAACCAGGCCTTGCAGGCGGCGCGGCGTATGTTCCGTGCGGAAAAGGGCGGTCACACTGGCGCGCTCGATCCCCTGGCAACGGGGTTGTTGCCGCTGTGTCTTGGCGAAGCCACCAAAATCGCGGGCAGCCTGCTCGGTTCCCGGAAGGCGTACGTAGCGGATTGCCGACTCGGCGTGACGACCACGACGGCCGACCTGGAGGGGGATGTCGTCGAGACGCGGCCCGTACCTTCGTTCAGCGACGGGGAGATCGAGCGTGCGCTGGCTCCGTTACGGGGGCGCATCCTGCAGGTGCCTCCGGTTTACTCTGCGCTCAAGCAGGGCGGGGAGCCGTTGTATGTGAAGGCACGGCGCGGCGAGGTGGTCGATGTACCGCCGCGTGAGGTGGAAGTGTTCAGGCTTGAGGTCATGTCCCGTACAGCCGACAGCGTCCGCCTTCACGTCGAATGCGGATCCGGTACCTATGTGCGCAGTCTGGCGGTGGATTTCGGCGACAACCTTGGCTGTGGCGCCCACCTGACGGGCCTGCGCCGGCTCTGGGTAGAACCGTTCCGCGAGCCCGTTGCCATGGTGACCCTTGATCAGCTTGCGGCGGCCAGGGAGCAGGGTGATGCCGCACTTTTGCCGCTCCTGTTGCCGCTGGCGGCAGGCCTGGTCGACTGGCCAGCCTTGCACCTGGATGCGGAACAGAGTCACGGCGTCTCACAGGGGCGCCAGATTTTCCCGGAAGGCGCAGCGGAAGGCCCCTGCGTCGCCTATGCCGATGACGGTCGTCCGCTGGCACTGTGTGAAGTCAATTCCGACGGAAAGCTCCTCATCCAGCGCGGC belongs to Dyella terrae and includes:
- the rbfA gene encoding 30S ribosome-binding factor RbfA, with amino-acid sequence MPSRDFKRTDRVGAELRREIGLLVHAAVRDHGLPSSSVSDVEVTRDLDVATVWVTALMPEKSAELVKELKGLAVEFRRELSRSMRLRRVPELRFKYDDSVDKGERIEQLLRENPTSAEPENE
- the truB gene encoding tRNA pseudouridine(55) synthase TruB: MKHFRALHGIVLLDKPLGMSSNQALQAARRMFRAEKGGHTGALDPLATGLLPLCLGEATKIAGSLLGSRKAYVADCRLGVTTTTADLEGDVVETRPVPSFSDGEIERALAPLRGRILQVPPVYSALKQGGEPLYVKARRGEVVDVPPREVEVFRLEVMSRTADSVRLHVECGSGTYVRSLAVDFGDNLGCGAHLTGLRRLWVEPFREPVAMVTLDQLAAAREQGDAALLPLLLPLAAGLVDWPALHLDAEQSHGVSQGRQIFPEGAAEGPCVAYADDGRPLALCEVNSDGKLLIQRGFNLPKVSPAETGAVE